The following nucleotide sequence is from Primulina tabacum isolate GXHZ01 chromosome 2, ASM2559414v2, whole genome shotgun sequence.
AAGGGAAGAGGTTAATGTTCATAGGGGATTCTTTGCAAAGAGGGCAGTGGCAATCCTTCGTTTGCCTCGTGGAGTCTGTGATACCGGAAGGGAAGAAATCGATCAAACGAGGTCGTGTCCACACAGTTTTCAGAGCCAAGGTGCATCAGATGGATATGGACTGAAGTTTTTCCGTTGTATATAGGCTTAAAACTGAATTGTTTATTGTTTTTTCAGGAGTATAATGCCACTATTGAGTTCTATTGGGCTCCATTTTTAGTGGAATCAAACACTGATTTGCACATCATAACAGATCCAAAGAAGAGAATTCTGAGAGTTGATTCAGTGGAGAAACATGCCCAAAATTGGATTGGAGTCGATATACTCGTGTTCAACACTTATGTTTGGTGGATGAGTGGCCTCAGGATCAACTCATTGTAAATTCTCTCCCTGTAAACTATTTCCATTGAATAATGCAGTAATGCTCAAAACACAACACCTAGCATTAATCACCTGATGAAGCGCAGATGGGGTTCGTTTGCAAACGGCGAAGAAGGATATGAAGAACTAGATGCATCTGTTTCTTACCGAATAGGGCTCAAGACATGGGCAAATTGGGTGGATTCAAACATTGATCCCAACAAAACTCGAGTTTTTTTCACTACAATGTCCCCAACGCACCAAAGGTCGGTTCATTTTCAGCACCTAATACTTCAACCAATCCATTCAACAAATTACAGAACAATCCACCCAATTGACTAGTCTTTTCTTAAGTTTGTCATTCAATATTGGTGATCCCATCGAAAACCATGGTGCGACGCACAAAGGACTATCATCTAATGACAATTGACACCTATATTCACATTATAGGTTAGACTAAGCTACATGATACAGATAGATTCAATCAGGTGGACTTTTATCGTTTATAGATAGTTTGCAAGTAAATAAACTAGTGATTAGTTTATCAGTTCATTGCCTCATAGTGAACTATGAATACATGCTAAAGCAAATTCTCCCTTTCAGCAACTTTGTCAACCCTTTTCATATTTCAGGAGCACGGACTGGGGGCACGAAGAAGGGATCAAATGCTTCAATGAAACGAAGCCGGTGATGAAGAAACGACACTGGGGGACCGGCTCAGATAAACAGATCATGGGCATCGTGAAAGGCGTGATGCACCGGATGAAAACCCCTGTGATCTTGTTGAACATCACTCAATTATCGGAATACAGAATTGATGCACACTCATCAATTTACACCGAGTCCGGGGGAAGATTGTTGACAGATGATGAAAAGGCCGATCCTCTGCATCATGCAGATTGCATACATTGGTGCTTGCCGGGAGTTCCTGATACATGGAATCAAATATTTTACGCTCATTTGAAGTAGCATCCGtatttaaggaaaaaaattgaatgattgatttttattttttagtttttttgagTCATTTTGGCAACAAGATGCCAATGATGTAATCACGTATATGTCATATGGAATGGATATACTTATTTTGTtaacttttatatataaataaaaaataattataaacttACCGAACAAGATGATCTTGGCTATATTGGACATTGTGCAACGGACATCAAATTCAAGAAGCGATTGAAGAGACTACGATATCTGAATGCATTCATGTCTGTCGATCGTTGAATAATGTTGCTCATAATATTGCTCGTTTTGCTTGTTCTTCGCCTTCACCTTTTGTTTGGATGaatgatgaatttttttttttggttggtTAATATTATAATGGATGAGTTTAATCAATAAAGTTACGAGtttatcttaaaaaaaataataattataagctATTTACTTTTGTATTTTggatttttacataaaaaatatttaatattggcattttaaaatagtttttccgATAATCCcctgaattaaaaaaaatttatatttttaatatcttTGATAATAAGTAACTAGATTCGATAAGAAatctatttaattatattaaaagtaataatttaCCAAAATAGAtacaattttattttggttaagatatcaaatatataatatgtatAATTATTTGTATAAATACAAAATGTtgataataaatttcaaattataaataACGCTTacggtaaaaaaaataatcctAAAACTTTcgctttttattttataaaaaaaattcagaacataaaaaataactaatattttattcaaaaaaaattgtttacttgatttaaaaataataaaattctaacatcatttcttaattttaataaatttgaaaattttaatactcttaaattaatatttaaacaaaattaaatttatatttacaaAAGACTCGATAAAATTTAGTATGTCAACtaacataatttaaatttatgaaattattttgataaaaaatAATCCATGATTTATAATTGGAAAATGATATAACAGATAGGTTTCTAACTACAAATTTATATCAATTTTGATCTTTTTATCTGATTTTTGTTCGAgttaataatttataaaattttgtttatatgtaataaaattaaaacaacgTGGGCCCAGTGTGGTCCAATTAATCTTTACGTTAAAGCCCAACAATTTACTGAAAACTCGCCCCGCTTAGCCAACGCATCCATTCATAGCGGGAGAAATGTTCGTCAAGCCAATTGACCCAGGCCGCCTTTGAGAAGGATTCACGAGGATccatggtttaaaaaaaaaaatacaccgACAGGAGTTAGGGTGTCTGTCATTTCCGGATCGCTTTCGGGTATTGGAATTTTGATCTCGTACTGATTTTAAATGTTGTGTATTCcgattatatatttaatatgtttTCTGGAATTAATTCAAAGCCGAATTGTATCTTGTTTATTGCTTTCGTTTGAAGAATGGCTGGTGGTGTAAATTTCATTCGCAGGGTCATATATGAGGCCAAAATCGACCtggatctttttttttttgacatatCAAGATCGTGTTTTTTGGCGATCTTTTTGTTTGATTTTGGGTCGGGGGGGTCTTTGCCAATGACGAATTCCGTAGGCTTGTACTGATTTCGGATATGACAGCTATGTTTTTACTAAATTTTATCGGTCTGAGGCTCgtgcttttttttttattattgatttCAGCCTTTCGTGTTTGGCTCCTACGGATTTCATTAGTTTTTACGCCTAAATGTGCTGTTCCAATGGCCAAATTTTTATGTTGGGGAACTCTCCTATCAACTGCCCCTGAATCGGATTCGAAAAAATTGTTGGCAGATTTATTTGGTATTTTGTACGGTAGGTGATTCTTAGGGAAAATGTCTTAGGGCAATGGCCATGTGTTTGTGCTATATTCTTTCCGCaaaaatattgaagaaatgtggttcttttcttattttttctcCTATATGTTCTGTTTTCCGATAACAAGTTGAATTTAGTTTGTAACTGAGTGGAAGCTGTTTTCTTTACTCTTTCACCTGATATTTTATATCCTTCCATGCCCTATCCTAGATTCCAGAGGTTTGCTGTAAGGACGTCGAAGAGGAAGGAGGAACAATCTGATATGGGTATCCAGATATTTCTTGTGCATTTTGTGTTGGTTTCTTATTTTAGATGGTCTTGTACTAAAATCTATTTCTTGATTCAGCTGCTCAAATGAAGAAAgactaactgatcaaatcaagGATGCGTCCAAGAACTTTGAGGTTTGTGTAAGCAATTTTTGGCCCGGAACCTGTGTATTATTTCCTATAATCCTTCAATAACTTGTGTTCTAATCTTAAATCTTCAACTAAACAGTCATTCAAGAATCAGTGATGAGACACCCATTGATATATGGGCACAAGATTCCGTTTGACATAGAAGAAAATGAAGCTTTGTTGAATCCAGTCAGGGGCTGAGGTTTTAATTTGAATTTAACAAACATTTACGAGGCGTCCGAATCGATCTTTGAATGTTACTCGGCTGAGCTGTCTAGGAAAATGTGAGCAGATTCCATGTTAGGGTCAGGCATCTCAAGTTTTGAAATCTCAGCTATGTATAGCTCTTGATTTATATGATTAGGTACGGTATTGAGATTGGGAAGAAATTATATGGTTAATAAACTTTCGTTCTTCTGTCTTGTCTTAGAATTCTAATGGAGTTGAGCAAGTCTTGTTCAGTAACATTTTTTCTCTTAGGcacttgttttttaaaaaaatttcagctTTATTCCTGTAgtgattgatttttttattggaTTATAAGTTTGTTGCTTATTGTTTATTTTAGTATTAAAAAAATCGAAATCCAATATATTGGATGtgcttttcttttaaaaaatatattgtacCTCAGCCCGAATATCGAATAAATTGAAGGTTATTTAGCAACAGTGTCATAGAATCGAAGCATACTTGAATTCCAACTGGAATTCGACtgttaaattcaaaatttgtgTGTGTGAATGGTATATATGTATCCTTGCCATCCATAAAACAttaattgaaatttaaaatgtatccgtgtcaattttttttaaaaaaatttgatattttattcaataaaaatattaaaaaaactaaataataatttattcagAACTGATAAATCTAATTCATTTtctaaactttaaaaatttcacaTAAAAATTACAAGTATTAAAATAAGACGTTATCcgaataaataattagaaaatttaaaaaataattcccAAAAAAATTGTGAAGTAGCGCTGGTATAAAATGGTATTCGACGCTGGATAATAATAAACCCTTTACTTGTTGCCATAGGGTTTGAGAAAGTCCACAGAATCTGACGCCAAGAATTTCTCCAACTTTACCGATGGCTTCGGTGTTATCGAGAAACGGAAGCCTTCGACTCATATACAGATCCTTCGATTCTCATTGGCGTTCCTTGAAACTCCCATTTCACAGTCTACCCGAACTGTCTATCCAGGACTCCCACCGTTCCTTGCTCTCGCCGGGATTTCTTGTTGGTAGATATAAATCGCTAGGTACTTTTGCGTTGAATCATCGATTTTTGTGCACCACTGCTACTAAATCTTCTGTTAATCAATCGTCAAGTTCGACCACCGCCGCGACGCCCTCGAGTGGGTTGGCGGAGGGGAATTCCGAAAGTGGAAATAGTGGGGAGCAGGGTTCGGCTGGATCACAGGATAGTTCTCAGCAAGGGAAGCCTGTCCGAGGCGGGGTAAGTTTGTTTCATTTTCTCATTCATTTCGTTGTCTCCAGTCTTACGTATTATAGTCTTTCTTTTCCGTTCCTTTCTTTTATACTCTATAATTGTTTCGGATTATATTATAGTGCAATTGGCAAGTATTACATTTTTGTAATGGTAAATAACTAAGTTCCAATTTTGATGGTAGCCTGTTTCGTGGATGAGCTTGTTTTTACTTCTTTGCACTGGAGTGGGATTGATCTTCTACTATGACAGAGAAAAGAGGCGGCATATTGAAGGTTAGATTACTATGGTGAGTTGGATGAGGTTTCTGTTTATTAATTTCATGTTTGAAAATCTGGTTTTGTCATTACATGTTTTAATGGTTCGAGTCGACATCACTGTGGTATTTGTTTGTGGTTGATTTGTTTGTGTTTATGGATTTGGGGAATGAGGCCAAACAAGATGAAAGCTTGTGCAGATTGTGGTTGATAATTCATTTCCTAACTTCTAGTGGTACTTTTGGAATAAATCCTAGTTTAATTGTGAAGTATTGGTTACTTGCTATTCTTTAGTGATTGTTGTATGATGTTCCTCTTTCTTTGTGCTGTTTGCTGCATGAATATATGATGGGCCTCAAAATGTACTATTATCAGATCTGGGTAAGTAAATTATGATAATCATCGGATTTTTCCCTTGGCAAGAATTTGAAGTTGTTTCATGTTTCTTAGTTTTTCGGAAACTGGTGCAAACATATGTGAACTGTTGCCAATTTCAACTAGAATAGTTTGATTtgtaataaaaaatttgaagcCCGATTTAAGTCGACTCACGGTTAACTGAACTGAGTTTCTGCTGACATGAGTCATACAACGTACCAACTTTAGAAGTTGCACTGGTATTGGCATGAATAAGGTGTATTCGTAGATCAGTTTGGCTATATATTCTGTGTTGATTCAGAATTGTTTATTGCATTTCCATTGGCATGTATAAAGTTTTATGGTCACTGTCTTTCAGGAATAACCAGTGCTTCAAATGAAGTAAGACAGGGACCTTCTGTTGGGAATGCTGCTATTGGAGGTCCATTTAACCTTATCGACCATACTGGAACATCAGTATCTGAAAAGAACTTTCTGGGAAAATGGAACTTGATTTATTTTGGATTCACTCATTGCCCTGATATATGCCCAGATGAGCTACAAAAACTTGCGTCGGCTATTGATAAAATAAGTAAGTTTGCTGAGTATCATTTCTTTGGCTGGGATGTGACATTTCTTGTGACGGAAAATGATTTTGGGATGTGACATTTCTTGTGATGGAAAATGATTTTGATATAGTTAGTCTTGATCATTCGGTCATGATGTGTACTTTTTTTAATTCTCGGGTGGTACTAATTTTATACATTTCCAGAAGAAAAATCTGGAATAGAAGTAGTCCCCATCTTCATTTCAGTCGATCCGGAGAGGGATAACGTTGAACAAGTTTGTGAGTATATCAAAGGTAAATTTTTTATGGTTTCTTCATCAAGTtaaatgtttgcaacacaaaccaaaatgtttttgttttctttttttctgaaaatttgccATTACATGTCACTTTCAGAATTCCACCCAAATTTAATTGGCCTGACTGGTACCCCAGATGAAATTAGGAAAACTGCACGTGCTTATCGCGTGTACTATATGAAGACGGAAGCTGAAGGTTCAGACTATCTTGTCGATCACTCCATAGTGATGTACGGGTTATCCACCACCACTTCACCTAGGCTAAGTTTGATACTGATTAATCCAACACTCTGAAttcatctttttcttgtttttcaagAGAAAATGGAATTATGAATCTTTGGGTCATGTTTGGCGAGATTGTGATATATATCATTATCAAGACTAAGGGGAATGCTTTTCTTCTTATATATTACTCACCATTTGCATATTCTAAACCAAAATATGCAGGTACCTGATGgatccaagcatgcaatttgtgAAGTTCTTTGGAAAGAACGAAGATGCAACTTCACTTGCCGATGGAGTCATTCTGGAAATAAGAAAAGCAAAACAAAAGGTCAAGGCATAGATTTTACATTTTCTGCCGGAAGGACTCGAGTTTTGAGATTTAAATCACATGTTTATTATGGTATTTCTGAAAGAGGTTTACCTCTATAACACTTTTGACTCATTTTCAGCTACAATTTTCCCTAGTTGATCCATGATAATACTGAAGAATAAAGTGACCTGTATTGAATATTGATTATTTCACCTGGCCTGTATTGAATATTATCATACTATATTCATTTGCATTCATTGTAAAAAAACTCTTTCTAAAGAAAGTGTCATCCAACCATTTATTATATTTCTCAATTTAATTGTGGAAAATATGTTTTTTAGAAATCGTGAAAGTAAATTAAACATATTCCTAAATATCTCTATATTTGATATGAAACTGCGTGGAACTATTTTCATGaacatgttgaaattttttcaaGGCTTGAATGATTACTTGACAAGTAAGTTTTTTTTCTATGTTTCCAAAGAGGGTTAACCAATATGTTCACTAAATCGAATAGGGTTTTGAGAACATTTTATTCTTTAAGGTAGCATTTGAATGCATCAACTTAAATTAAAtggattttatatttttattgttaataaaataataaaataatagatgAAATCTTAAATTCATAACTTATTATTTTCACATTAGTTACACAATGTATAATAGATTTCAAATGTTTTCATTATTTGATGAACTTGTAATTCATCGTAATTATGAACTTTATATAAACATGTAAGAAGTCGATTTGAAGTTTATAATCTAGTTCTTTAAAACTACAAAAATTAGTGTTGATAGCTTTTTCTATGAGCCTGATGAAGCAAGTGAAGTCCAACACTAGAAGGTTGGATTTGAAATATATCAATCCACacactttaaaaaaaaacaactatcttaactaaaaaaatacacctaaaatttgatatttatcGATACACTTGAAATTCATTGATTTTGCGACGAGTCTTGCGcgtattattaaatatttatccaGCGTTTCGGAAAAGCCTCATTGCCTAATCAATTATGATACAGTATAGAAACCCAATTTCTTCCCAAATTGGTGAAACTCAACGCTCTGAGGGATGAAGAAATGCCACGTGGACAGAGAGTGTACAAAAAACCATAAGCCAACACCGCCACCATAAATATGATATAAAGACAAGCTTGCATTTAAACCGGTAGAGTTATCGCAAGACTACACAGTCTACACTACACAATACCTGGAAACTGAGCTCGCTCTAAATCAGCTATGGCTTCCTTACTCGACACTGTCTACTCTACCAAGTTCTCTTCCCATTCAAACACATTCAGAACTCCACATCTCACTTCGTCTTTCAGAAGTAAGCATATAACTTCCAAGCTTTTCaagaatcttttttttttttaaaaattttaattcctGGGCCAGTGTAATTCTGCGTGTTAGTTGTATCTTTTACTGTTTGGGGTGTGTTATTGTATGAAGTGGGTAGTCTCAGGACGGAGGCTTGTAGTGGGAGCTGCAGAAACGGTACAAATGAAGGTTttgtgaattttctttttctggTTTTTTTTTGCAATCTATTTAATTTTATTGGGTTTTGGAGCTTATTTTAGATTTATGATTAACTTTCTCAAATGGGAATACATATTCGGAAAAATGATTAAGGGGGGTGTGTTGTATTGAAAAATTTGAATTGGTTTTGAGATGCTTGAGTAATGTGTGGCAGTTGGAGCCACGGCCCAGATACGGCACCGGCGGAGAGTGGCTCAAGCATGAATCAGATTCTTGGCATCATTGTGTTAAGTTGATATtacttaaatatattatatctcTTATGATTTCTcaatgttttaatttttttagatttcaaatcagaatatttattttttggattCAAATAGAAATGTATATATGACGATTCTTTATTATTCTTAAGCAAAATTATATGT
It contains:
- the LOC142537280 gene encoding protein trichome birefringence-like 3 codes for the protein MKENKHRVYAQLHLIIKSTRSSLKLYECPSSAFFIMGTPRPPRGKLPLSVILVVVCGLAFFALLYTEMSSFSSKFRFKPCAKRKAAKKPVSGGTNVQASALNYAADDRFEFDPEECSLVDGKWIFNSSIKPLYSDRTCPYLDRQVSCVKNGRLDSEYMHWEWQPDDCFLPRFNPEIALRKLQGKRLMFIGDSLQRGQWQSFVCLVESVIPEGKKSIKRGRVHTVFRAKEYNATIEFYWAPFLVESNTDLHIITDPKKRILRVDSVEKHAQNWIGVDILVFNTYVWWMSGLRINSLWGSFANGEEGYEELDASVSYRIGLKTWANWVDSNIDPNKTRVFFTTMSPTHQRSTDWGHEEGIKCFNETKPVMKKRHWGTGSDKQIMGIVKGVMHRMKTPVILLNITQLSEYRIDAHSSIYTESGGRLLTDDEKADPLHHADCIHWCLPGVPDTWNQIFYAHLK
- the LOC142525820 gene encoding protein SCO1 homolog 1, mitochondrial, with product MASVLSRNGSLRLIYRSFDSHWRSLKLPFHSLPELSIQDSHRSLLSPGFLVGRYKSLGTFALNHRFLCTTATKSSVNQSSSSTTAATPSSGLAEGNSESGNSGEQGSAGSQDSSQQGKPVRGGPVSWMSLFLLLCTGVGLIFYYDREKRRHIEGITSASNEVRQGPSVGNAAIGGPFNLIDHTGTSVSEKNFLGKWNLIYFGFTHCPDICPDELQKLASAIDKIKEKSGIEVVPIFISVDPERDNVEQVCEYIKEFHPNLIGLTGTPDEIRKTARAYRVYYMKTEAEGSDYLVDHSIVMYLMDPSMQFVKFFGKNEDATSLADGVILEIRKAKQKVKA